The window acaggcatccaaacaggcccttatgttgTATTTCCAGGGCCTGCTTCAAATGGCCCATATGCTTCTCCCAACTAATGTTGTGAATTAAAATATCATCCAAGGACACCAATATAACTTCTTGTATATTTtaacaaaaatatcattcatcaaGCATTGGAAGGTCAATAGGGCATTAGTGAACTCGATAAGGATCATGAGAAATCCCTAGTGCCCTTTGTGAAGCCTAAATGCCATTTTGCGGATGCCTTCCtccccagtgttttaaatagagatagagtgttgcgtagcgttcagccctctgtagcatgtagcgtaagtaGTGAATGGCCCAGATCGATTGCCCGTAGGGAACCAGGCCCTGGACAGTAGATGGCGGGGCCCACGTAGAAACCCCGCGCAACCATGTGAAGAGCCACAGCTCTAAAACTGCGGTCGCGTGAAAAGATCGAGCCAGGTTTGAAAGAGAaataactgcaatttgaggggtTACTGCCAAACACGATCAGACGAGGGAAGGTTTCGCAATTGAATCAGGTAGCGCGTCCAAACGGGGGATTTAAGAAAATGGGGAAGAAGGAATAAAAAGCTGACCTGAGTGGAGGGAGAGATTGAAATCCTTGAAGGTGTCGATGGTGAAGGACTTGAGGAAGTCGCGCAGCTGCTCTGTAACTCCGTATTTGCGGAGAAGTGCGGGGTCCACCTCCAACTCCTTCTCTTCTGATTTCTTCTTTGCTCGTGGGAAGAAGGCTCGTAGAAGccatgaagatgatgaagaagagggGGCAGGGGACGAGGAATTCatggctgctctctctctctctctctctctctctctctggtttttcTCTGACggttgagggagggagggaagccGGGCAACaaaaagttctgtggggcccaccgtccgtGCGACGGACGCGACTTTCCTGTGCCGCTTTAGGAGGaacctgtgtggggcccacctagatttcaaatcagaaatccacaccgtccatcagtttcaccagCTTGCATTAGGACATGtttttaaaaatgaggcagatccaaaactcaagaagaCCACGCGACAATAAACAGCCGGGATGGAAACGCCCACCATAGGAACCTtttggggcctaccgtgatttttatatgccattcagTCAGTTCATAAGCTCGTTCcgcactaggatgaactgaaaacgaaaatattagcctgatcaccaaacttttgtggccctacgaAGGTTTAAATGGTTGGCATTTAATCCTCATTATTTCCTGTTGCGTTTTGTAGTTGAAGATTAGATCTAGCTAATTTTTAGACTTATgtactaaaataagctggcaaaactgatggacggagtggatctagCTCTCAGGACACAGGTAATTGGTGCCACGTTCGCTCGCAGAAAATAGTGGCCACTATTGATACCTTCTTAGGTCCCAGGGTGAAGCCGAATTGAGCTTTGGGTCCGTCAGATTTTTGGGTTCACATCCTattatgagctggcaaaatgggtggacggctcAGATGTCACACGGACATCATGATGGTCCCCACTGAGCTTTTTGTTCCATGGGATCCCTGTAACAAGTATGGTCGGAAATTCGTATCTAAATGTCTCATATCGAAGTCATGCATGCAAGCAGAGCCATAGTTAGGTGATTGACACCATTGATCAATTACAAACTTGGAAGATTATTAACCTTTCAATTAGTGATCTgaatccatccatgattcaggtgggtcataccaaggGAACCAATTTGAAGTGAGATAGTTGCCCTAtatactatttccaatcatgtgatccatCTGAATCACAACAACAGTGAATTTTTAGCATTTGATCTAACATAAGGTGATGCACATGATGGCTGGGTGAAATTTACGAAAACATCTCACATGCCCCCACACAACTAGAGTTAAAAATATGTAACATAAGGTAGTGAAATGATATTTATACATAGCTTTTTAAAAACTGTTTTGAAAAAGTTACcagaatataaattatatataaattaAGGCAACTTTTTATAAAATTTCCTTGTTTTTAAATAAAACCTAAAACTCCCGTGTTTTTAAATAAAACCTCCCACATTTTTTCATAAAAACATGCTTTGTGAGCCAGTGATCAACCACATCCCACACGTGCCAACCCTATGCCAtattttcaagattttcaaagtaCCAACCACTCATTGAACTCGTCATTGTGAAAAACTATTTCAGGAAAATTTTCATGCTCGTCGGATGCCTAGCTGGGCCACAATATTTGTAAAATCAGTCTCTAAAATTCTTTTCAGAGAACAATGTATTAAAAATTCCGTTTTTGTGGCATCTAAACATGCTCTTAGTCTCATTGTATATATCTAGAGAATCGATGAATCATATAACTAAAACAACATTACGGCACTAATTTTCAAAATGTAAATATAATGTTCAAAATCAACCGATCATGATCTCATCTTCTCTTCGAGGAACCATATGAATGGTCGACTAAAAACAAAAGCATTTCTTGCTCAAGGTAGTCAATCAAATGCTTCCCGCCATTTTTCAACAATGATCCAGATCATTAAAGGTTGTTTAGATGCCTATAAAGTTTAAGTTTGTAAACACTTTATATATCGGAAAAGAATTTCAAATGCGACATGTTTGCATGTTATTGTATTCAGCTTTCAAGTGATGATCTATTTACAGTTAAAAAGAACTTTACTTTGGAAAACAGTTTCAAGTGTAACCTATTTACATGTTATTCTAATGGGAATCTATTTACAGCTAAAAAAATTGCATTTGGCAGTAATTCCCACTAAAAATGGTAAATGGCATAAAAatggcttcattttttttaaagcctTTTGAGAGCATTGACGCATTTGCACATCCTTCCCtctcgtatggtccacttgatgatcaATCAAATTGTTTGTTTTAGAGCCATAGGAGAGTACCAAGGAAGcacatgatgtggtccatttgatgcgCTACTGGAAATACcgtacacattacagtgggccccactcatctcAAGTGTGTATCAACCAATTCGTTTTACCACGTATAATGTATTTTTGCCTGTAAAGACTTATATGAAACATAGCTCTTTTTCAGGTTTCAGATTACAGCTAAAAGCTTGGCAATGCAGGTATCCAAACAACCCTGGAATCTGATTACCTATAATCCCTTCACAACTTGAGGATTTTATacgcatccaaacaaccccttagttTAGGGGCAATCTTACAGATAAGCCGTGTAACAATCTCCATCAGAAGATCTTTTATTATCTAATGGCCCACAATTACAAATTTAAAacaaaatggtccacattcaacgagAAAAATGCATGCCGTATTGGTGGGAATCGCACTATAACCCATGGAAAAGATTTTCAGACAGGCCTTATTCATGTCTCGAGGATGGGTTCTGCCTCTTCATGGTGTCAATGGTGTGATCTGAGAACCCAATTTCACGAAAACCTTATCTGAATTTGCCAATAGGTGATTacggagaaaagagagagaagaaaagaaatgggTAAGAAGAAAACGTCACAGGAATACAGTGCACGGAAGCAAAAGTTCTAAAATGGCGACAAGGGGGAAACAGGAGCAAAAACAAGCATTTTCAAGTCCGCTACCAAACAGTACCACAAAACTAGCCTCCCAGAGTTGCAATGACCACAACAGCAATAAGAGATTTCCTAGAACAGTCTTTTTTCTCACCAACAACTTATTGGGAATTTTTCCCTGAATCACAGGCATGCCACCTTCCCCAGGCTTGTTTTAGGCAGATTTTGTGTAGTAACGTATCCCGACTGCCAATCCCAAGATAGCGAGGGGAACCAGGAACTGGAGGAGCTTGATTATGAACTCGCCGGTTTTGTCCTGGTTGTAATGGGGCTGCTTGGGTGGTGTGTACTTGGACTTGGTGGGGATGGTTGACATGTCGATCTCCCCAACATAGTATTCGTCCATCATCGCTCTTGCGCTCGTGCTGTGTCCCACATCCTCAAAGTCATCAGTTGCATCCTTCGCTGCCAAATCACAGCTCATTGTATCATTGCAGTTGAAATGACAGAGGGAGAtaacatgaatgtttcaatgagtGGGCGTGCAGACAAGACTTGCTCTTGTGAGGTGGATTGGTCTGGCTGGCTTCAACAGGAgggccatatgtacattgaaTATGGGTCATTGGTGCTTGTTAATATTCTTCCAGCTGTCCATTTTACTCATACAAGTGGTCTGCTTGAGGAGTGGATCTGCCGGACTTTAAGGCTAGAACATGTTCGAGGTTGGACCCACCTTCTGAATGGGCCAGCAATGGAATTTTTCCATCTCATGTGAGCAAGTTCTGCTAGCATGCCTCTTGGTAAGCTAGGGTTGATGGACAGTGTTCAAGGATGCAGGGTGTGCATAAGAACATTCTTACCTGTTGCAGACAACAGAACCTCATCACCTCCAGGATGGTCCTCCAAGAACTTTGTTACATCATACACCTGTTCAAACATATAAAAGATGCAGAACATAAAGGACACAAAAAGCCAACGAAAAGGCAATGAGATGTGGAAATCAAAGAGCAGGCAGACTGAGGACCTGCATTACTGCCAATGGAAAGTCTACAAATACAGTCTCAAGTTAACTACATATTTGTGTCAGAGGAAGATCAGCTGCAACAGCTCTTGATCAATCCCACAACAAAATCGGttagttgatttttattttttttacccatCTGATCTTTCGCATTGAGCCTGTACCTTttcgcattggttatggatgCACTGCtgaggcatttgcaggaagagatcccatggtgttcAATTGCCAAGATGAGGGACGGCATAAACAAAAAAGCTAGCTTTATAGAGgtgtgctttagaatctaaaagaTTTGAAGTTAATTGGACTAAAACAGAGTAATATGAAATGCAATCTAAGTAACCATAGGAgtgaaatgaggaattagttaagatacTGGACAAGCCCCCAAAATGGCCACTTTTGATACCTAGGGTCGATAATTCATGActgtggagagattgagaaggatgttgcctatagaattcaagctggctggaagaaatggagatgtacctctagagttttatgtgactgtcgtgtaccactcaaactgagaGGAAGATCTTATAGGAAagttataagaccagccatgtttTACGGGACAGGATGTTGGACAGTTAAGAAACAACATCTTCATAGGATGAGCGTAGCTGGAATAacgatgttgagatggatgagtggcaagatgagtaagggtagaattagaaataaatgcattcaagggaacttaggagcaccaataggtaataagatgagggaaagtagacttatatggtctggtcatgtgcaatggaggcAGAATTGTGCTGGTtaggagttggtacaagttgaaggctctaggAGGGAAAGGAAGGCCCAAAAGAGTGTGGATGAAAGTAGTTGGAAAAGACTTGAGCATTTATGGTCTAATCAAAGgtgtggcccttgatagagtggaatggcagaacaagattcatgtagcgaccccaattaattggggtaaggcttagataataatgatgatgatgatgatatttgttGTATGGCTAAAGGCATACAGTGCATTTATGGAAGTCAGCATGGTATGAGACTCTTAGGAGCTTATTACAACACATGTCTACACTGTATAGCACTAATGTAAGTGCCATCTTGGCCACTATAAGAGTCCCTTAACTGTAGGCAACCTAGAAAATGCACTATTGGAATTGGAATTCAATTCCAGGGCCAATTTTCACATTTGGTAACCTGGAATTTGGCCAGAATTCAATTCCTATAGGAATTCAATTACTGAATTTAAATCATTTATGGTTCTTTCTGAAAAGCTGGCTTGCAGATTCCTAGGAATTGGATTTCAATTCAAGATTGCCAATACAACTGCCATAATGGAATTCTGAGGAATCCAAATCCTGAAATTGGATTCTTAAATAACATTCAAATTCTAGGTTGCCAAATGAGGCCTTAAAGTTCCCCCGTGGCCAGAACCTTCATTCCAATGCTCTCTAAGGCTTATGcgaattgttgttgttgttgttgttttcccCTTCTTGTTTACCCCTATTCTTAGCCTTTCTCCCAGAAGTTTCTGGTAGGCTAGATTCGAAAAGGTTATTCAATTGACTGTCCACCAGCCATCAATCTACCTCTTTTACCCAGCCATGGCAGAGTCTCAATGGTTTCTGTCTTGGAGCAGCTTATTGTAAATCCTGGCATGAGCCGTGTGGAGGATCATCTTCAGCATGGTATATATCATCTCAGTCAGTAtaattctttttgttttttaaactTCTGCAGTGGTTATCCAGAGGAGTTCTATGATTCCTTAAGCTGCTTTTATTGTCTTATTGGAGATTGTAGGCAAATAGCAGCCATTAGGTTTTGTATCGGACGAGCGTTAGGGCAGGAAACATCTATGGGCAGAAAAGCAATCTGCGTACCCACAAGAGGAGAGAAACTATAGCTAACAATGTTACCTTCCCTTGCAAAGGTAACTTGGGAAAAAATATGCAGCAGCCAAAAATAACTCACATTGTTTTAAGCGCATATTGCATTCATGGTCAGACCAATCAAGCCACAATGccaacatacttttctttttttttttttttttttttgaaaggggaCACAATTTTATAATAAAACCGCACAAAGTGGAAAAGAACGAACAGCACAGCAAATTTTATTAGAAAACCACACAAACTGCCAATGCCAACATACTTTCATTGACAACTTCACACTACATTTGCTGTCACAAATAATCAATTGCTGAAACCTCCCTCAGTACACACTGGGAGCATTTTCATGGCAGGGAAGCAAAGGGCTGCATAAGTTAGAGATTTGCAGACCCCACAGACTTTTATATGCAagacatgccaacctggcaaCCTTGTAGAGAATCTAATCAGGGAATGACTAGGTGGCCCCAGCTGCCAAGATGACAAAAcacaaataaggcagatccaatcaATAGGTGGACCACATATTGAGTTGATTGTGGACCTTGCCAATTTTATTTAAGCCATTATTCTCTGGTACAGGGATGGAATAGCTGATGAGTAGACTGGCCTGATCTTTATCACATGGCCACCCATCTATCTCATCATCCTTTGAATTCCATCTAAGTTCAGTATTCCACATAACGATGCCCCCAAGCATTTGATGGAAATCCTTAACCACCAAAAAATTGCAAGTGAACAAAGAGAGAAGATTGGGATAGATGTTCCTCTCTGATCCAAACATCTTTCCAAAGATTGACCATGTTGCCAACCTTGACTCGGAATCACCCTCCTTTTACCATATAGCTGCTCATTCTTGTCTCGATGAAGATAGTCCACAGTTAACTAATGGCTCTCCAAAGCTCCAACGCCTCACTATGAGAACCATCCTAGTAAAAACTGTTTGCTTTCCAATTTTTACTTTCTATCAACAAATCCCACCAGAAAACATCTGACTACTCCCCAAATCTCCAACATCACTCAAAGATTCTCCAGAACCTTCCGAGAACCACCCTAAAACTAATCAAACCACTTAGAAACAAATTCTTTACTCACTTTGACCACAAGTCAATTAGCAAAAGAACTCCACCACAAGATGATTTCCCAATATAGCTAACTTATAAACCAAcaataatttgatttttaaagaAACCAACCTAAACTAACACTAAAACTAAAGACCTATCCAAACTAATCTTGGACGATTCTGGATTCAAGAAGCTTCTTGACTTTCTAGGAATTAGGCACAGAACATGACATGGGAAAGAAGCACAAAACCTACACCAATTGGATGTAATACATAAAAGGAAGGGAGACATTGCGTCATATGAGTCCATGCGAGACACCCAATTGGTGAGGAAGAGCAGCTATGCGATGACAGCAACTAGAAATATAATAGGATCAACAAAGAAGCATGGAAGTTGGTGTGGTCTATCAATTATAGAAGGGAGAAGAGTTAAGAGATGACATAAGTTTTGGCTATCAGCAGATGCTGCATATTTAACAGATACATTAATCGTCTTGGAATGTCCACAGGTTGGCTTTGAAGGGGAGGAGAGCCATTGTGAAGCAGACAGTAAGAAGAAAGTTCATATGCAAGTAATGCAACATATATTTAACGGATATGAAGTTGACTTGGAATGTCAACAGGTCAGGTTTTGAAGACGAGAAGAGCCATTGTGAATCACATGGTAAACAAGAGAAGTTTATTTGCTAATGAAGCAAGAAACAGAACCAATTACATTAGAAGTAGAATCATTTCAGAAATTTGGAGCAAAAGAAACGCAGAAGTAACAGCAAGTCCtctggcccttttttttttttttttttttttgaaggcatGGTTACACTGAGCTGCTAGAACCAGAAGAAGAATAGATGGGAAACTTTTCCATTTGGGTAAAACAAGTCAATTTGATATGGTCTTGTACAGCCCAAATGAAAAGGACTAGAAGGCTTGTTCAGCAAGGTATCCCAAAACAGTAACATGTTACGGGGTCGTGATGCCGGTTCGGAAAAATTGACCCGTACTGGTCCCATAAAATagcttttttcaaaaaaaaaaaaaaaccataatggccgttatggcctgTATTATAACGGTAACGGCAGTGGCCGTTAtgaccaccattactgttatggaacaccttgttgTTTGGTTGAACTATAGGCAATGCGATATCAATGTAACTTACCATGGTATCTCGTACCTTATCGTGATTTGATTCTTTTACGAGAAGAGTGTGGGTTAGTAGAATAACGTATATAAGGAAATTTCTCAAAGTTTATAAGCACTACTGATATTGATCTACCATTAAAGTTTATGATTTTCTTATTCGCATAATTCAAAAAGGTAGATAATTCCGAGAATTGATTGTTTCTTTGTTATAAAGAAGTGGAGGAATAGTTCAAAGCAATCTCTCAATATGCACTTCTAAGCCCATTATTTCTCAATAAGAAATAACTTGATTACCTTTGTATAACTGAAGGTCTTGCCCTTGATACAGTGGAAGGGAGGAATAAGATTCATGttgccgaccccaattaattgggaaaaggcttagatgatgatgatgatttgatcatCCATCCAGTTGCATGAAAACAATTTATGATACCCAGACACGGATACTGATGAGGACATGGAACTGGGAAAAGAAAATCCATTTGTCAAAAATCCAGGATATAGATACGGATATGGGTATTGCATTTGTACACATGATGTTCATATTGAGTTTTAATCAACTCATTGAATGTAATTAACCTATGTACTATACTATTATGTAGCACCTTATTGTAATCAACTTATGTAACAGTCTACTACATTGCGCCTATTGGAGTTTTGTGATCTTATTGGCGGTCCCAAGCTCAGATAAATGAGGAGAgttgcatcaggttggcaaccggtgtcaaacttatgccataacttctaTCATATTCATATTTAGTTTtgtaatgaaatatttgacccattttattaaattttatttctTCTAAAAAAAAAGGAACTGTGTTTTAATCTTTGTAATAACATGCTACATTGAATGAAACAACATTGAAGTTTACAATTTTTACAGTACATGCCATGTACATGAATCATGAGAAGAATGTTAGAAAGCTATCAGAACTTCAGAAATAACTAGCACAATAAGAATATAGGATTCAGTTAAAAAGACTTCGGAAAAGCATCCTAGGGTATCTAGGGCATCTGATACCAGTGTAGCATCATGTTGCATCTGAAATGATTGGGCATATGCAAGTGTCTGGGTAAGATAGACACTTGCAAGTATCGGATTGAATGAACTCAAGAGCTAGATCAATTCACTCCACACATATTTCTTGTCCACTTGGCATGTTCAAATCTGTCCAACCCCCAGCGAGCTAAGgccatattattattattcttttttactgAAAAAGATATTAGACTgtgaaaatgctttaaaaaacaaaaaacaaaaaacaaaaaaaaaacaacataggGAAGATAGCAGGTCACTACCAACCAGGCCAGGTTGGCCTGAGTCCAGCTCGTTTAGACTTGGTTTGGGCTAAGCCTACAGGCCGATGGTTAGTCCTAGGCCAAGTTTTCAGGGCCAATAATTAAATGGCCTCAATATGGACCCATCAGTCCAACCTGACTCAACCCAATTTATTTAATACCATTGTGCTGAGTATTGTCCTGGTAGGCCAGCCAGCCAGCTAGGCCTACGTCACTGCCTTAGCTTGTGCACTAGGATGAGTTTGGACTCGTCTCCCTTTCTCACGCAAAGCACACTGACATGCTTCAGCCAGGCCCAGCATGGCATATTCACAACACTACCCCTCCGTGACCATAAACACATTCCAGGTTTGAGAATATCCCAACCATCAAGATATCAATATGTTAGAGAGAAGTTTCAAGCTATGGTTAGATGGTCCAAGATTGTGAGGATGGTACAATCAAGTCAAGAAAAATTGAGACAATAACCTTTTCAGTTTTGTCCACCATGAAAAATCAATGATAGCAACAGATCATTAAAATAGCAGATAAAACCACCATGCAAATTATGCTCCCAATGGTGTATGTACAGTACACCCGAACCCATGTGCAAGATCCGGGTCGTTTAtcttgtggaacccaccatggatgTGCTGTTgtggcacaaaaaaaaaaaaaaaaaaaaaaaggcaagtcCGGTCTATCAGGCGGGCCGCCCCCAGCAcacgtgaaaaaaaaaataaaaatggatggtctaCGTTCAATGTTTGAACGTGTTTTACACGCTGCGCACCTATTGACCAGACTAGCCTGAAATTTCAGCCACTGAAtctagacagtgggacccacctaacgaaTGGACCAGATCTAGCAAATTAGTAGGATTCAGACGAGCGCTCTCGCAAGTGGCCATAGCACTCTCCGGCAAAGAAATTCTAGCAGATTGAACAAAAATACATATTCCACACCCAATGGAGAGACCAAATCCTACATGAAACATGAATCTGATATGCAAACAGCTGCATCCATCAACTACTGCTGCATAACCCTAACAGAATTCGATGATCTCAAACCCCAAATCATTTATTGAAAAGATCCCAGATTAGGTTTTCTGGCACTACATACACCTTGCAGAACCCCGCACGTGGGACATCTGAGCCATGATCAAGGCGGACCACTTCGTGCACACGATCGGATGCAAGAATCACACCACCACACATATCAATCGAGCCACCCATGTGTACGTTGAATCTGGACCCTAAACAAGTTTTCCTAACCGTCCATTGTTGTCATGCAAGGGGCCTACCTTATGTACGGATCAGATCGGCCGATTAAGTACCAAAACAATCAACCAGTTCAATAGAATCAACAGAATCATCAACCAAACAGATCGAATCTAGAATCCCATCCATGCATATCTAGGGGCATGGAAGGAACGGCGCggatcgatccaatccgtccGATCGAGAGATCGTGATCATACCTTGCCGCTGATGATGAGCCAACAGTCCTTGTTGTGGTTGTGCTTAGAAACCTCTTCCAACGTGAAAACCTTCCCGTcgccacccatctctctcttcttcccgGAGGAGCTAGCGAGAGGAGTACAGATGATGAGATCGATAGATCCAACGGCGATCTGACCCCAAGACTGCTGGGGTATGAAAACGAACGGATGAGATTGATTGGAATGGGGAGAAGAGGGAGTTGGGAAGTAGCCAGTAGTAGGTGAGATTGAAGATGGAGGCTACCTAAAATGCACCGGATGCGCCTTTTTAATTACTCTCGCGTGTGGTGGGGGAATTGAATGGATGGCCAATGGGAGGATTTTGTGAGTATACTCTCCTTTCTGAGAAGCCTAACGAGCCGCACGTGGTCCATGTGTGAGGCCAGGAACTCACACATGTGGCCTCACACATGGACCACGAGCCGCACGTGGGAGGAGATCCGAGACTATGTAACTCTCCTTTCTCAGAAGCCTAACGTATGTGATGATAGTGTAAACTTGTGTAAACTATGAGAGAGGATGGTCTGATAAACGGCTAGGATCTAACTCGTGTAAACTTGTTTATGGTGTGAAGCGTGTAAACTTGCTAAGTGCAGCAGAGCGAGTAGAATTATCATTTTTGGTGTGTGGTGGGTAGTTGGGATTTGGAAGGAGAAGGGGGAGCGGAGCAGGTGAGACCCCGACTCAACAAGGACGGTACGGaacttacagtggggcccaccttgatgtatttattctgtatccacgccgtccatacgtttttaaagatcattttagaccattatttaaaaaatgaagtaaatgcaattatcaggtggaccataccatagtgAACAGTGGTGATTtgacat is drawn from Magnolia sinica isolate HGM2019 chromosome 5, MsV1, whole genome shotgun sequence and contains these coding sequences:
- the LOC131246452 gene encoding cytochrome b5-like, producing MGGDGKVFTLEEVSKHNHNKDCWLIISGKVYDVTKFLEDHPGGDEVLLSATAKDATDDFEDVGHSTSARAMMDEYYVGEIDMSTIPTKSKYTPPKQPHYNQDKTGEFIIKLLQFLVPLAILGLAVGIRYYTKSA